A genomic stretch from Streptococcus oralis includes:
- the spxB gene encoding pyruvate oxidase, producing MTQGKITASAAMLNVLKTWGVDTIYGIPSGTLSSLMDALAEDKDIRFLQVRHEETGALAAVMQAKFGGSIGVAVGSGGPGATHLINGVYDAAMDNTPFLAILGSRPVNELNMDAFQELNQNPMYNGIAVYNKRVAYAEQLPKVIDEACRAAVSKKGPAVVEIPVNFGFQEIDENSYYGSGSYERSFIAPALNEVEIDKAVEILNNAERPVIYAGYGGVKAGEVITELSRKIKAPIITTGKNFEAFEWNYEGLTGSAYRVGWKPANEVVFEADTVLFLGSNFPFAEVYEAFKNTEKFIQVDIDPYKLGKRHALDASILGDAGQAAKAILDKVNPVESTPWWRANVKNNQNWRDYMNKLEGKTEGELQLYQVYNAINKHADQDAIYSIDVGDTTQTSTRHLHMTPKNMWRTSPLFATMGIALPGGIAAKKDNPDRQVWNIMGDGAFNMCYPDVITNVQYDLPVINVVFSNGKYAFIKDKYEDTNKHLFGCDFPNADYAKIAEAQGAVGFTVDRIEDIDAVVAEAVKLNKEGKTVVIDARITQHRPLPVEVLELDPKLHSEEAIKAFKEKYEAEELVPFRLFLEEEGLQSRVIK from the coding sequence ATGACTCAAGGGAAAATTACTGCATCTGCAGCAATGCTTAATGTATTGAAAACATGGGGCGTAGACACAATCTACGGTATCCCATCAGGAACACTCAGCTCATTGATGGACGCTTTGGCTGAAGACAAAGATATCCGCTTCTTGCAAGTTCGCCACGAAGAAACAGGTGCTCTTGCAGCGGTTATGCAAGCTAAATTCGGCGGCTCAATTGGGGTTGCAGTTGGTTCAGGTGGTCCAGGTGCGACTCACTTGATTAACGGTGTTTACGATGCAGCTATGGATAACACTCCATTCCTTGCTATCCTTGGATCACGTCCTGTTAACGAACTCAATATGGATGCCTTCCAAGAATTGAACCAAAACCCAATGTACAACGGTATCGCTGTTTACAACAAACGTGTAGCTTACGCTGAGCAATTACCAAAAGTAATCGACGAAGCTTGCCGTGCCGCAGTTTCTAAAAAAGGTCCAGCTGTTGTTGAAATCCCAGTAAACTTCGGTTTCCAAGAAATCGACGAAAACTCATACTATGGATCAGGTTCATACGAGCGTTCATTTATCGCTCCTGCCTTGAACGAAGTTGAAATCGACAAAGCTGTTGAAATCTTGAACAATGCTGAGCGTCCAGTTATTTACGCTGGTTACGGTGGTGTCAAAGCTGGTGAAGTGATTACTGAATTGTCACGTAAAATTAAAGCACCAATCATCACAACTGGTAAAAACTTTGAAGCCTTTGAGTGGAACTATGAAGGTTTGACAGGTTCTGCTTACCGTGTTGGTTGGAAACCAGCCAACGAAGTGGTCTTCGAAGCAGACACAGTTCTTTTCCTTGGTTCAAACTTCCCATTTGCTGAAGTTTACGAAGCCTTCAAGAACACTGAAAAATTCATCCAAGTGGACATCGATCCTTACAAACTTGGTAAACGTCATGCCCTTGATGCTTCTATCCTTGGTGATGCAGGTCAAGCAGCGAAAGCAATCCTTGACAAGGTAAACCCAGTTGAGTCTACTCCATGGTGGCGTGCAAACGTGAAGAACAACCAAAACTGGCGTGATTACATGAACAAACTCGAAGGTAAAACTGAGGGTGAATTGCAATTGTATCAAGTTTACAATGCCATTAACAAACATGCTGACCAAGACGCTATCTACTCAATCGACGTAGGTGACACTACTCAAACATCTACTCGTCACCTTCACATGACACCTAAGAATATGTGGCGTACATCTCCACTCTTTGCGACAATGGGTATTGCCCTTCCTGGTGGTATCGCTGCTAAGAAAGACAATCCAGATCGCCAAGTATGGAACATCATGGGTGACGGTGCATTCAACATGTGTTACCCAGACGTTATCACAAACGTTCAATACGACCTTCCAGTTATCAACGTTGTCTTCTCAAATGGTAAATATGCCTTCATCAAGGACAAATACGAAGACACAAACAAACACTTGTTTGGTTGTGACTTCCCTAACGCGGACTACGCGAAAATCGCTGAAGCTCAAGGAGCTGTTGGATTTACAGTTGATCGTATCGAAGACATCGACGCAGTTGTTGCAGAAGCTGTGAAACTCAATAAAGAAGGTAAAACTGTTGTGATCGATGCTCGCATCACTCAACACCGTCCACTTCCAGTAGAAGTACTTGAATTGGATCCAAAACTTCACTCAGAAGAAGCAATCAAAGCCTTCAAGGAAAAATACGAAGCAGAAGAACTCGTACCATTCCGCCTCTTCTTGGAAGAAGAAGGTTTGCAATCACGCGTAATTAAATAA
- a CDS encoding VOC family protein gives MNLNQIDIIVSDVPQVCADLERILDKKADYVDDNFAQFTIGSHCLMLSQNHLVPLENFQSGIILHIEVEDVDQNYQRLKEIGVEILHGPCETDWGTDSLLVKGPADLVLDFYRMK, from the coding sequence ATGAATTTAAATCAAATAGATATTATCGTTTCAGATGTTCCCCAAGTCTGTGCTGACTTGGAGCGTATTTTGGATAAAAAAGCTGATTATGTTGATGATAATTTTGCGCAGTTCACGATTGGCAGTCACTGTCTCATGTTGTCCCAAAATCATTTGGTTCCTTTGGAAAACTTTCAGTCAGGAATCATTCTTCATATCGAGGTTGAGGATGTAGATCAGAACTACCAACGGTTGAAAGAGATTGGTGTCGAGATTTTACACGGTCCTTGTGAAACGGATTGGGGAACAGATTCCTTGCTTGTTAAAGGCCCTGCTGATCTAGTGCTTGATTTTTATCGTATGAAATAG
- the thiD gene encoding bifunctional hydroxymethylpyrimidine kinase/phosphomethylpyrimidine kinase yields the protein MTYLPVALTIAGTDPSGGAGIMADLKSFQARDVYGMAVVTSLVAQNTRGVQLIEHVSNQMLEAQLESVFSDIKPQAVKTGMLATTEIMEIIQPYLKKLDCPYVLDPVMVATSGDTLIDTSARSYLKTNLLPLATIITPNLPEAEEIVGFSIHNPEDMQRAGRLILKEFGPQSVVIKGGHLEGGAKDFLFTKEEQFVWESPRIQTCHTHGTGCTFAAVITAELAKGRSLYQAVDKAKAFITKAIQDAPQLGHGSGPVNHTSFKD from the coding sequence ATGACTTATTTACCCGTTGCTCTGACCATTGCTGGAACTGACCCTAGTGGCGGTGCTGGCATTATGGCTGACTTAAAGTCATTCCAAGCGAGAGATGTTTATGGAATGGCCGTTGTGACCAGCCTTGTCGCTCAAAATACCAGAGGCGTTCAATTAATCGAGCACGTCTCCAACCAAATGTTGGAAGCTCAATTGGAGAGTGTCTTTTCGGATATCAAGCCCCAGGCTGTAAAAACTGGTATGTTAGCAACTACTGAAATCATGGAGATTATCCAACCCTATCTTAAAAAACTGGACTGCCCCTACGTGCTGGACCCTGTTATGGTCGCAACAAGCGGTGATACCCTGATAGATACTAGTGCGAGAAGCTACCTAAAAACAAACCTGCTTCCCCTTGCGACTATTATTACACCCAATCTTCCTGAGGCAGAAGAAATTGTTGGTTTCTCAATTCATAATCCAGAAGACATGCAACGTGCCGGTCGCCTGATTTTAAAAGAATTTGGTCCTCAGTCTGTGGTAATCAAAGGTGGTCATCTCGAAGGCGGTGCCAAGGATTTCCTCTTTACCAAGGAGGAGCAATTTGTCTGGGAAAGTCCTCGAATTCAAACCTGTCATACCCATGGTACTGGATGTACCTTTGCTGCTGTGATTACGGCTGAACTTGCCAAGGGCAGAAGTCTTTATCAGGCAGTGGATAAGGCCAAGGCCTTTATCACAAAAGCCATCCAAGACGCTCCTCAACTCGGTCATGGTTCTGGTCCAGTCAACCATACAAGTTTTAAAGATTAA
- the thiE gene encoding thiamine phosphate synthase: MNREALRLYLVTNRYQDSLESFLEKVETACRSGVTIIQLREKNLTTNQYYQLAKQVKEITDAYQVPLIIDDRLDICLAVDAAGLHIGDDELPVSVARQVLGPEKILGVTAKTVKRALEAETSGADYLGTGAIFPTTTKENAPITLISTLKTICQTVSIPVVAIGGLTSENIDQLAATGIAGVAVVRDLMQAEDIEAKTQAFLTKLDDIIS, from the coding sequence ATGAATAGAGAAGCACTTAGACTGTATCTGGTAACCAATCGCTACCAAGATTCCTTGGAAAGCTTTCTTGAAAAAGTTGAGACGGCCTGCCGTTCAGGTGTTACCATCATCCAACTACGAGAAAAAAACCTCACCACCAATCAATACTATCAACTGGCAAAACAAGTCAAGGAAATAACAGATGCCTACCAAGTCCCCTTAATTATCGATGATCGGTTGGATATCTGTCTTGCAGTCGATGCTGCAGGTTTGCATATTGGCGACGATGAACTACCAGTTTCGGTTGCCCGCCAAGTCTTGGGTCCTGAAAAAATCCTCGGTGTTACTGCTAAAACAGTAAAAAGGGCTCTTGAGGCGGAAACATCGGGTGCGGATTACTTGGGAACAGGAGCCATTTTCCCGACTACGACCAAAGAAAATGCACCCATCACCCTGATTTCAACCTTGAAAACCATTTGCCAAACGGTCTCCATTCCAGTAGTTGCTATTGGAGGCTTGACGTCAGAGAATATTGACCAGCTTGCTGCAACTGGTATAGCTGGTGTAGCTGTCGTCAGGGATCTGATGCAAGCAGAAGATATAGAGGCAAAAACGCAAGCCTTTTTAACAAAGCTGGATGACATTATTTCCTAA
- a CDS encoding CopY/TcrY family copper transport repressor: MQISDAEWQVMKIIWMQGEQTSSDLIRVLAERFDWSKSTIQTLLARLVEKECLTRKKEGKFFVYSALLTLDQSRDLLVQDIKDKVCSRRIKNLLADLIAECDFTQADLEDLEAVISKKKASAVAEVKCNCM; encoded by the coding sequence ATGCAGATTTCAGATGCAGAATGGCAGGTTATGAAGATCATTTGGATGCAGGGCGAGCAGACCAGTAGCGATTTGATCAGGGTTTTAGCGGAACGGTTCGACTGGTCCAAGTCGACCATTCAAACTCTTTTGGCTCGTTTGGTTGAGAAAGAGTGTCTGACAAGGAAAAAAGAAGGCAAGTTCTTTGTCTATTCAGCCCTTTTAACTTTGGACCAAAGTCGGGATTTACTTGTCCAAGATATCAAGGACAAGGTTTGTTCTCGTAGGATTAAGAACTTGTTGGCTGATTTGATTGCTGAATGTGATTTTACTCAGGCTGACTTGGAAGATTTGGAAGCTGTGATTTCTAAGAAAAAAGCTAGCGCAGTTGCGGAAGTAAAATGTAATTGTATGTAA
- a CDS encoding DUF3592 domain-containing protein, producing MSTSFFLLFGCMILAFAAFTYFMFNELIFSSYLDDKKCTEKTEGKITRYSAFLYNDVSLPVVEYTVDGNQYKVVGPKFLSSVSKTVATPLNSIVSEVKLEGFDNGEIPQVLRYQVRRNSFISVTKSPLMERFPIGGKVTVYYDPNKPKLSYVERPLKLGRFLWLTKLSVYLLILMMLVSAVYIMFVLPNLVK from the coding sequence ATGTCGACGAGTTTCTTTTTATTATTTGGCTGTATGATATTAGCGTTTGCTGCCTTTACGTATTTTATGTTCAATGAGTTGATTTTTAGTAGTTATTTAGATGATAAAAAATGTACTGAAAAAACTGAAGGAAAAATCACAAGATATTCTGCATTTCTTTATAACGATGTTAGTCTCCCAGTTGTAGAATACACTGTTGACGGGAATCAGTATAAGGTAGTGGGACCAAAATTTCTTTCTAGCGTATCAAAAACAGTTGCAACACCACTTAATTCTATCGTTTCTGAAGTAAAGTTGGAAGGTTTCGATAATGGAGAAATTCCACAAGTGTTAAGGTATCAGGTACGGCGAAATAGTTTCATTTCTGTAACAAAATCACCACTTATGGAGCGCTTCCCAATCGGCGGAAAGGTTACTGTTTACTATGATCCGAACAAACCTAAACTTTCTTATGTGGAAAGACCGTTAAAGCTAGGTCGATTTTTATGGCTGACTAAATTATCAGTCTATCTTCTTATTCTAATGATGCTTGTTTCAGCTGTTTACATCATGTTTGTCCTTCCAAATCTTGTCAAATAG
- a CDS encoding 6-phospho-beta-glucosidase, with the protein MTEKLTFPEGFLWGGATAANQCEGAYNQDGRGLANVDVVPIGPDREAIIIGQKKMFSFEEGYFYPAKEAIDMYHHYKEDIALFAEMGFKTYRFSIAWTRIFPQGDEAEPNEAGLAFYEDLFKECHKYGIEPLVTITHFDCPMHLITEYGGWRDRRILAFYANLCRTLFTRYKGLVKYWLTFNEINMILHAPFLGAGICFEEGENQEQVKYQAAHNELVASAMATKIAHEIDPENKVGCMLAAGQYYPNTAHPGDYWAAMEEDRKSYFFIDVQARGEYPNYAKKQWEREGIKIEMTTEDLDLLKNHTVDFVSFSYYASRVASGDPEVRDLTAGNVFASIKNPYLESSEWGWQIDPLGLRITLNAIWDRYQKPMFIVENGLGAIDTPDENGYIADDYRIAYLEAHIKTMRDAIYQDGVDLLGYTTWGCIDLVSAGTGEMNKRYGFIYVDRDNAGHGSLKRSKKKSFYWYKDVIASNGASIK; encoded by the coding sequence ATGACTGAAAAACTAACTTTTCCAGAAGGGTTCCTCTGGGGTGGTGCAACGGCAGCTAATCAATGTGAGGGTGCATATAATCAGGACGGTCGAGGTCTTGCTAATGTGGATGTGGTACCGATTGGTCCAGATCGTGAAGCCATAATCATAGGTCAGAAAAAGATGTTTTCATTTGAGGAGGGCTATTTTTACCCAGCAAAAGAAGCCATTGATATGTACCATCATTATAAGGAAGATATTGCGCTTTTTGCAGAAATGGGCTTTAAAACTTATCGGTTTTCCATCGCTTGGACTCGGATTTTTCCTCAAGGTGACGAAGCGGAGCCAAATGAAGCTGGTCTAGCCTTTTATGAGGATCTGTTTAAGGAATGTCACAAGTATGGGATTGAACCTCTGGTGACTATTACGCATTTCGACTGTCCAATGCACCTGATTACTGAGTACGGTGGTTGGCGCGATCGTCGCATATTGGCCTTTTACGCAAATCTTTGTCGCACCCTCTTTACCCGTTACAAGGGCTTGGTCAAGTACTGGCTCACCTTCAACGAAATCAATATGATTCTGCATGCACCTTTTTTAGGAGCTGGGATTTGTTTTGAAGAAGGAGAAAATCAAGAACAGGTCAAATACCAAGCAGCCCACAATGAGCTGGTAGCCTCGGCTATGGCGACTAAAATTGCTCACGAAATTGATCCAGAAAACAAGGTGGGATGTATGTTGGCAGCAGGGCAATATTATCCTAACACTGCCCACCCGGGAGACTACTGGGCAGCCATGGAAGAAGACCGTAAGAGTTACTTTTTCATTGATGTTCAAGCACGCGGGGAATACCCAAACTATGCCAAGAAGCAGTGGGAGCGTGAGGGAATTAAGATTGAAATGACGACAGAAGATTTAGATTTGTTAAAGAATCACACTGTTGACTTTGTTTCCTTCTCTTACTATGCGAGTCGAGTGGCTTCAGGCGATCCAGAAGTGAGGGATCTGACTGCTGGAAATGTCTTTGCCTCTATCAAGAATCCTTATCTGGAATCCTCAGAATGGGGGTGGCAGATTGACCCACTGGGGCTTCGTATCACCCTCAATGCCATCTGGGATCGCTACCAAAAGCCTATGTTCATCGTAGAAAATGGGCTTGGCGCTATAGACACGCCAGATGAAAATGGTTATATAGCGGATGACTATCGGATTGCTTATCTAGAAGCCCACATCAAGACTATGCGGGATGCCATATACCAAGATGGAGTTGACCTGCTTGGTTATACGACTTGGGGTTGTATTGATCTGGTTTCGGCTGGAACAGGCGAAATGAACAAGCGATATGGCTTTATCTATGTGGATCGTGATAATGCAGGTCATGGAAGTCTCAAGCGGAGCAAGAAGAAATCCTTCTACTGGTACAAGGATGTCATTGCCAGCAATGGTGCAAGTATTAAGTAG
- a CDS encoding heavy metal translocating P-type ATPase, translating into MTEIVKASLENGVQKIRITADKGYHPAHIQLQKGVPAEITFHRVTPSNCYKEILFEEEGILEPISVDEEKTIRFTPQELGEHAFSCGMKMQKGSYTVVEKTRKSLSLLQRFWITSIFTLPLVIIMIGMSTGGISHQVMRWGTFLATTPIMLVAGGPYIQSAWASFKKHNANMDTLVALGTLVAYFYSLVALFAGLPVYFESAAFIFFFVLLGAVFEEKMRKNTSQAVEKLLDLQAKTAEVLRDDSYVQIPLDQVKVGDLIRVRPGEKIAVDGVVVEGVSSIDESMVTGESLPVDKTVGDTVIGSTINNSGTLVFKAEKVGSETVLAQIVDFVKKAQTSRAPIQDLTDKVSGIFVPAVVILGIVTFWVWFVLLRDSVVVLGASFVSSLLYGVAVLIIACPCALGLATPTALMVGTGRSAKMGVLLKNGTVLQEIQKVQTIVFDKTGTLTEGKPVVTDIIGNEVEVLGLAASLEEASQHPLAEAIVKRASEAGLEIQTVENFQALHGKGVSGQINGKQVLLGNAKMLDGMNISSTYQEKLEELEKEAKTVVYLAVDNEIKGLLALQDIPKENAKLAISQLKKRGLKTVMLTGDNAGVARAIADQIGIEEVIAGVLPEEKAHEIHKLQSAGKVAFVGDGINDAPALSVADVGIAMGAGTDIAIESADLVLTTNNLLGVVRAFDMSKKTFNRILLNLFWAFIYNVAGIPIAAGVFSGIGLALNPELAGLAMAFSSVSVLTSSLMLNFSKID; encoded by the coding sequence ATGACTGAAATCGTAAAAGCAAGTCTTGAAAATGGTGTTCAAAAAATCCGTATCACGGCAGACAAAGGCTACCATCCAGCCCACATTCAACTGCAAAAAGGAGTTCCTGCTGAGATCACCTTTCACCGTGTGACACCTTCAAACTGTTATAAGGAAATTCTGTTTGAAGAAGAAGGCATCTTGGAACCAATCAGCGTAGATGAAGAGAAGACAATTCGTTTTACACCTCAAGAGTTGGGTGAGCATGCATTCTCATGTGGTATGAAGATGCAAAAGGGAAGTTATACCGTAGTTGAGAAGACTCGAAAATCTTTGTCACTTTTGCAACGTTTTTGGATTACTAGTATCTTTACCCTGCCTCTTGTGATTATCATGATTGGGATGTCGACAGGAGGAATTAGTCACCAAGTCATGCGTTGGGGCACCTTTTTAGCCACAACACCCATCATGCTAGTAGCAGGTGGTCCTTATATCCAGAGTGCTTGGGCCAGCTTTAAAAAGCACAATGCCAACATGGATACCCTGGTTGCTCTGGGAACCCTAGTGGCCTATTTCTATAGCTTAGTTGCCCTCTTCGCTGGTCTCCCCGTTTACTTTGAAAGTGCTGCATTTATCTTCTTCTTCGTTCTTTTGGGAGCCGTTTTTGAGGAAAAAATGCGAAAAAATACTTCCCAAGCTGTGGAGAAATTACTTGACTTGCAGGCTAAAACTGCAGAAGTCTTGCGTGATGATAGCTATGTTCAAATCCCCTTGGACCAAGTCAAGGTAGGTGACCTGATTCGAGTGCGTCCCGGTGAAAAGATTGCGGTTGATGGGGTTGTAGTCGAAGGTGTGTCCAGTATTGATGAGTCTATGGTGACAGGTGAGAGCCTGCCGGTAGACAAAACAGTTGGAGATACCGTCATTGGCTCAACCATCAATAATAGCGGAACGCTTGTTTTTAAAGCAGAAAAAGTTGGTTCAGAGACTGTCTTGGCACAGATTGTGGACTTTGTGAAGAAAGCCCAGACCAGCCGAGCACCAATTCAGGATTTGACGGATAAGGTTTCAGGGATTTTTGTACCAGCGGTTGTCATTTTAGGGATTGTGACCTTTTGGGTTTGGTTCGTCTTGCTCAGGGATAGTGTAGTCGTGCTTGGAGCGAGTTTTGTCTCTTCTCTTCTCTATGGAGTGGCTGTTTTGATTATCGCCTGCCCTTGTGCCTTGGGTCTTGCAACACCGACAGCTCTTATGGTGGGGACAGGTCGCAGTGCCAAAATGGGGGTTCTCCTCAAGAATGGAACCGTCTTACAGGAAATCCAGAAAGTTCAAACTATTGTCTTTGATAAGACCGGGACTTTGACGGAAGGGAAACCTGTGGTAACAGATATCATCGGCAACGAAGTAGAAGTGCTTGGATTGGCAGCCTCCTTGGAAGAAGCTTCCCAACACCCACTGGCTGAGGCCATTGTCAAGCGAGCGAGTGAAGCTGGGCTTGAGATTCAAACTGTGGAAAATTTCCAAGCCTTGCACGGAAAAGGTGTTTCAGGGCAAATCAATGGAAAACAAGTTCTGCTTGGAAATGCTAAAATGCTGGATGGCATGAACATTTCTAGCACTTATCAAGAAAAACTAGAAGAATTGGAAAAAGAAGCTAAGACAGTTGTCTACTTGGCTGTTGACAATGAAATCAAAGGCTTGCTTGCCCTGCAAGATATCCCCAAGGAAAATGCCAAGCTAGCCATCAGTCAGCTGAAAAAACGTGGACTTAAAACAGTCATGCTGACAGGGGATAATGCTGGCGTGGCGCGTGCTATTGCCGATCAGATCGGAATCGAAGAGGTCATTGCAGGTGTCTTGCCAGAAGAAAAAGCCCATGAAATCCATAAACTACAATCAGCTGGAAAAGTAGCCTTTGTTGGTGATGGTATCAATGACGCTCCTGCCCTCAGTGTAGCAGATGTGGGGATTGCTATGGGAGCTGGAACAGATATTGCCATCGAGTCAGCAGATTTGGTGTTGACAACTAATAACCTCCTAGGAGTCGTTCGTGCCTTTGACATGAGCAAGAAAACCTTCAATCGAATTCTGCTCAATCTTTTCTGGGCCTTTATCTACAATGTCGCCGGAATTCCGATTGCAGCAGGAGTCTTTTCAGGAATTGGATTAGCCCTCAATCCAGAACTGGCTGGTCTAGCTATGGCCTTTAGTTCTGTATCTGTTTTGACCAGTTCACTCATGCTAAACTTTAGTAAAATAGACTAA
- a CDS encoding SemiSWEET family transporter: MSEKQMKILGWVATFMSVMMYVSYFPQIMNNLAGQKGNFIQPLVAAINCSLWVYYGLFKKERDIPLAAANAPGIVFGLVTAITALV; this comes from the coding sequence ATGTCTGAAAAACAAATGAAAATTTTGGGTTGGGTAGCGACTTTCATGTCCGTTATGATGTATGTCTCTTACTTCCCACAAATCATGAATAACTTGGCTGGTCAAAAAGGAAACTTCATCCAGCCCTTGGTCGCAGCCATCAACTGTAGTCTATGGGTTTACTACGGTCTTTTCAAAAAGGAAAGAGATATTCCACTTGCGGCTGCTAATGCGCCAGGTATCGTTTTTGGCCTAGTAACGGCTATCACAGCTTTGGTTTAA
- a CDS encoding cupredoxin domain-containing protein, which yields MLNSIVTIICIALIAFILFWFFKKPEKSEQKAQQKKGYQEIRVEVKGGYTPELIILKKSVPARIVFDRKDPSPCLDQIVFPDFGVHADLPMGEEYVVEITPEQAGEYGFSCGMNMMHGKMIVE from the coding sequence ATGTTAAATAGTATTGTAACCATTATTTGTATTGCCCTTATCGCGTTTATCTTGTTTTGGTTTTTCAAAAAGCCTGAAAAATCTGAACAAAAGGCCCAGCAAAAAAAGGGCTACCAAGAGATTCGAGTGGAAGTCAAAGGGGGCTATACGCCTGAGTTGATTATTCTTAAGAAATCAGTGCCAGCCCGTATCGTCTTTGACCGCAAGGACCCTTCACCCTGCCTAGATCAGATTGTTTTCCCAGATTTTGGAGTGCATGCGGACTTGCCTATGGGTGAAGAGTATGTAGTGGAAATCACACCTGAACAGGCTGGAGAGTATGGTTTCTCTTGTGGCATGAATATGATGCACGGTAAGATGATTGTAGAATAG